ACATCCAATACACTCAGTTCATTTTTTTTACAATATAATTCAACCAATGCGGTATTTGCCGACAAATCTAAAGAAGTGATATCATTACTTCCGCAGTTCAATGTTATTAACTTGGGATTTGAAGACAGGTTTAAATCTGTTAAATTATTAAGAGAACAGGACAAATAGTCTAACTCCGGATTTGCACTAACATTAATACTATTTAGTTCATTTGAAGAACAAGACAACTTTTCCAGTGCCGGATTTGCTGATAAATCTAAACTTGTAAGACCGTTTCTTGAACATGAAAGATACATAAGTGAAGTATTAGCAGATAAATCCATACTTGATATATCATTACCAATACACGACAACCCTATTGTATTAACAAATGCTTCAATTCCTTCAACACTTACTATCTTTTTACGATTTACCATTATCATTCCGGTAACGGCTTCTGCTTCACTAACGGATATTTCACCATCTCCTCCCGTATCGTAACCGGCAGAAATTAAAGCAGATTTAAAATTCTCATCAGGGATATTTACATTTTGTGCAAAAGAAAATTGTGCAGCAAAAAACAGAATAAGTAGTAAATATTTTTTCATAAAGTCAGTTTTTAATTCAATTAACTATTTTCTCTGTACATATTATAGTACTAAAATTACAACTCCCTTGTAATAACATACACATTAACTGTAATCTGAAACTAAACTAGAAATACCTGCCAACTAATAAAAGCTAAACACAAATAAATAAGAAAAAAAAACACCTGGCTACTTGGCTAAAAACCAATATATTAACTATAGCCTTGTTGTTAATTTTTACGAATAGGGAAAAAATTACAACATTTGCGTATGAAACCAACTACAACATATATCTGCCAACTACTTAAACAATTAACAAGTACATACCCCAACAAATATATTTTATAAAAAAAGTCTGTCGAAAATATCCGACAGACTATTATATCTTTTATATACTCAAAACCTACTTATAGTTCCGTTTTCAAAACACCGCCTAAGCTTGCATTACTAGCTAAAATAGCATATTGTTTCAACCATCTGCCGGGGACCTCTTTTTTAGGCATTTTCCAATTTGAACGGCGCTTGGTAATTTCTTCTTCGCTCAACTCAACTTCTATCTGATATGTGTCCACATCGATAAAAATCTCATCTCCGTCTTTTAATAAACCTATCATCCCCCCTTCGGCAGCTTCAGGTGAAACGTGTCCTATTGACAGTCCTCTTGTAGCACCTGAAAAACGTCCGTCGGTAATTAAAGCCACATCAGCTCCAAGTCCCATACCCATAATCAAACTTGTTGGCGAAAGCATCTCCTGCATCCCCGGACCTCCTTTAGGTCCTTCGTAACGAATTACAACTACATCACCTTTCTTAACTTTACCTCCTTTGATACCTGCTATTGCATCGGGCTGAGAATCGAAACAAACTGCTTTTCCTTTAAAACTTCTTTCTCCAACGATTCCGGCAGTTTTAATAACACAACCTTCTTCGGCTAAGTTTCCGAATAAAATTGCCAAACCTCCTACTTTCGAGTAAGCATTTGCCAACGGGTGGATTATAGTTTCGTCCTTAATATCTGCATCGGCAATACGCTCACCGATTGTAGAACCTTCAACGGTAAGGTTATCAGAGTTAAGTACTCCTCCCCGCTTATTAATCTCCTTCATCACTGCACTTACACCTCCTGCACGGTTGATATCTTCCATGTGAACATGCGAAAGTGATGGTGAAATTTTAGCAATATGGCTTACGTTTTTACTAATCTCGTTAATTTTTTTAATATCAAAATCAACACCAGCTTCTTTTGCAATCGCGAGCATGTGAAGAACAGTGTTCGAACTTCCTCCCATAGCCATATCAACTACAAAAGCATTGTGTACAGCCTGTTCGTTAAGTATGTTTCTGATTTTATATTTTTCTGATTGCTGCTCATCTTTTGCAATTTCACAAACTCTGCGTGCAGCTTCTCTCAACAATTGTTCCCGTTCCTTAGTAAGTGCAAGTACAGTTCCGTTTCCTTTAAGTGCGATACCCATTGCCTCGATAAGAGTATTCATTGAGTTTGCAGTAAACATCCCCGAACAACTACCTCCACTCGGACAAGCTTTACACTCCAGTTCTTTAAGGCGCTCTTCCGTCATTTCACCCTTCTCAAACTTCCCGATTCCTTCGAAAACTGTAGCCAGATCAACAGGAGTCCCATCGCTTAAAACTCCTTTTTTCATAGGTCCTCCGGTAACAAAAACAGTAGGTACATTTACCCTTAAAGCCCCCATTACCATACCCGGAGTAATTTTATCACAGTTAGGAATAGCAATCATTGCATCTAACTTGTGTGCATTCATTACAGTTTCGATACTGTTAGCAATAAGTTCGCGTGATGGTAAAGAGTACAGCATTCCATCGTGCCCCATTGCTATACCGTCATCAACACCAATAGTATTAAATTCGAAAGGTATACATCCATTAGCACGAATTTCATCCTTAATTATCTCAGAATATTTATTCAGGAAAAAGTGTCCCGGAATAATTTCAATAAAACTATTTGCTACTCCTATAAATGGTTTGTCAAAATCTTCTGTTTTCAACCCTGTTGCTCTTAGCAAACTACGGTGAGGAGCTTTATCAAAGCCCTTTTTTATTTCATCACTTCTCATTTTCTTTCAA
This sequence is a window from Bacteroidota bacterium. Protein-coding genes within it:
- the ilvD gene encoding dihydroxy-acid dehydratase produces the protein MRSDEIKKGFDKAPHRSLLRATGLKTEDFDKPFIGVANSFIEIIPGHFFLNKYSEIIKDEIRANGCIPFEFNTIGVDDGIAMGHDGMLYSLPSRELIANSIETVMNAHKLDAMIAIPNCDKITPGMVMGALRVNVPTVFVTGGPMKKGVLSDGTPVDLATVFEGIGKFEKGEMTEERLKELECKACPSGGSCSGMFTANSMNTLIEAMGIALKGNGTVLALTKEREQLLREAARRVCEIAKDEQQSEKYKIRNILNEQAVHNAFVVDMAMGGSSNTVLHMLAIAKEAGVDFDIKKINEISKNVSHIAKISPSLSHVHMEDINRAGGVSAVMKEINKRGGVLNSDNLTVEGSTIGERIADADIKDETIIHPLANAYSKVGGLAILFGNLAEEGCVIKTAGIVGERSFKGKAVCFDSQPDAIAGIKGGKVKKGDVVVIRYEGPKGGPGMQEMLSPTSLIMGMGLGADVALITDGRFSGATRGLSIGHVSPEAAEGGMIGLLKDGDEIFIDVDTYQIEVELSEEEITKRRSNWKMPKKEVPGRWLKQYAILASNASLGGVLKTEL